In the bacterium genome, GGTGATCCTCGGATGCATGAGTAGAGCTGACCGGGTGAGCAGCTACCTGGCCAAAGGGGACCGGCTCATGGCTGAGGGAGATCCGACACGGGCTATTCTGCAATATAAAAACGCTTTGCAGCTTGATCCAAAGAGTGTGCGAGTCAGGTTATCCCTGGGGAGGTGCTATTGTGCTCAGCAGCAGTATCCAGAAGGTTATCGGCAATTTACCGCTGCCCTTGAGCTTGATCCTGAATCTGATGAAGCCCGGCTTGAAACAGCCGCTTTACTGGCCAGAGGCAACCAGGAACAGGCACGTAAAGCCCTGAGCGAGTTGGCCCGGTTGAAAAAACCTCAAGATTATGAACCGCGCTTCAGTATTGTCAAAGCAGAGTCTTGCTTCAACCTTGGGCAGATCAGGGATGCTCTTGCTATCCTTTCTCCCCTCCGGGATAAAGAAAAAAACCTGGATATCCAGCGCCTGTTAACCTTTTGTTACCGGAAAACAGGAGACTTCGAGAAGATGAAGAAGGCAGCCCAAAAGTGGCAGGCGCTCGATCCTTCGGAAGCCTTGCCCTATATCTTTATGGCCCGGTATTTCCACCAGGTGAAAGATAACCGGCAGGCCCTTCGGGAGCTGGATGCTATGGTGAAAAAAAATACTGCGAATCAGGCTGACTTCGCCTTACTGCGGGCCAGAACACTGGAACAGCTTGGAATGCTGAAAGAAGCGCAAGCTGCCTTTGAAGCGCTTCCCCGCGAGCCTGAATTGCTCCGGGAGAAAGCGGATTTTTTCCTCAGGCACGGAAATGAGGAAAATGCCGAGCGGATTTTGCGGCAAATTATTGCCGACAAACCACAGGATGGAGATGCTGTCATCCAATTGAGCCGGATGCTCGGATTCAGGCGTCGTTTTGACCAGGCACTTGAGCTTTTAGATACAACGATTGCCCTCGATTTACCCGATTCCGATCAGGAGCGCATGGTGCTCGAAAAAGCCACCCTGACCGCCCTTCAGGGAAAACTCAAAACAGCAAAAACCATCTGCACAACAGTATTGCAGGGCAATCAGAGCAATGTGGACGCTCGTTTTCTCCTCGGTAAGATCCTGCTGAAGCTTGGGGAGATGGAACAGGCGGAGCTTCACCTCAACCAGGTTGTTGTGGCGCGCCCTGAGCTTGGGGAAGCCCAGGTTCTCCTGGCTCAATGTCAGCTCTCCAGCAGGAAAGATTCCCTGGCGGAAGAAACGCTCCGGAAATCTCTTCGATTCAACCCATCTGATCTTACCGTGAGGATGGAGCTTGCCGATGTTTATCTCCAGAGGGAAAATCCTCAGAAGGCAATAAAGGTTTTGGATGATGGCCTGGCCCTGAAACCGGATGAGGCCAATCTTCTCGGCAAGCGGGGTGCAATCAAGAGAGCGCAAAAAGATTATACCGGGGCGGAGAAAGACTTTAATCAGGTCATCCGGGTGCTGCCTGCATCTTTCCTGGGATATCTGGAAATGGGCCATTTGCGGTATATGCAGTCCAGGCCCGATGAAGCGATTGATTGGTATAAACAGGCCATGACACGGAAAGGCGGCCTGGAACAGGCTCTCCCGCCCTTGTTGAAAGTTTGCCATGAAAAAAAAGAGCTTGATACCATGACCACCCTGGTAAAAACCCGGCTGCACGATACCCCTTCAGACCCCATCCTCCACTATTATCTTGGAATAGCCTTCATGGCCCAAAAGTCATGGGAAAATGGCGAATGGGAATTATTGACTGCCAGGAGACTGGCTCCCCAGTGGAGCACCCCTTGTCTGGCCCTGGCAAAATTGTACATCAGGCAGCGAAAACCGGATAAGGCGTTGGATGAGCTCAAAATGGCCTATGAGAATCACCCGGCTTTGCCGGTTGGCCTGCAATTGGCAGCGCTGTATGAATCCCGCGGCAATTGGAAAGACGGGGTGGCCGTATACCAGGATATGCTCGAAAGAAATGGCGACCTGCCCGTGTTGCTGAACAATCTGGCCTTTTCCTATGCAGAATATTATCCGGATGAGGTGCGGATGAAAGAAGCGGCGCAGATGGCAGCCCGATGCCTTGCCCTGAAGCCGGAAAATCCTACTTATAAAGATACCGCTGCCTGGGTAGCTTATAAGCAGGGCAAAATGGATGCTGCCTGGAATTATATTCAGGAAGCCCTGGCCATCGCTCCCGATGAGGGTGTTTGTAACCTGCACGCAGCCATAATTCTCCATACGAGGGGTGAAACGGCACAAGCGCTCCACTATCTGGAAAAAGCGGTAAGATGTCAATTAGACCCTCCCGCACGTGATAAGGCTGTCTTATTACGGAAAGAATGGAACAAACAGGGTAAGAAATCATAATTTTTTTGAGGTTGAGGATTGCTTATGTTTCCGATAAAAAAATTCCCCGTATTTTTTATTTTTGCTGCTTTGCATCTTTTGCTCTTTTCTCCGGTATTGTCTGCGCAGGAGGCTGGAAGCGAGGACCGGCGCGATCAGCCCTATTACCTTGGACCTGAAGATATCCTGGAAGTCTCTGTCTGGAAGGAACCGAACCTGACCCGGCAGGTGGTGGTAACGCCGGACGGGAAAATTTCTTTCCCGTTTGTGGGCGAAATATCGGCCAAAGGTGCCACGGTCAAAGAACTGGAGGAGAAAATAAAGAAAGCCATCAGCAGCTATATTCCCGAAGCAGTGGTTACGGTCATGCTTGTGCAGGCAAAAAGCATGAATGTCTATGTTCTCGGCGCGGTTGCCCGGCCTGGGGTCTACACTCTGGGAAGATCGATCAACGTGCTTCAGGCACTCGCCCTGGCTGGCGGGCTTACTCCCTTTGCCCGGGAAGACAGAATTACCATCATTCGAGACAATGAAGGCCGGACTGCGAAATTAGCGTTCGACTACCGGAAGATCAGGAAAGGAAAATCCCTTGAACAGAATATCCTCCTGAAAAGCGGTGACGTAATCCTGGTGCCATGAAGTTGAGCTGGAAGTGAAATTTAAGGGATATCAAAGAGTAGTCACTATCTTCTGGATGGTGGTTTTCTGCGGGGCATTCTCTCCTTATCAGAGTTCCGGAAGCAAACACAGCCTGCATAGCCGTTTTCTGATGGGAGAAGAATATAACAGCAATGTCTTTTGGACAAGCCGGAATCCCCAAAAAGACCGGGTGTTCTCGTTCTCTCCCTCGTTCACGTGGGAGAAGAGATTTCCCCGCGATGCAGTGAGTGCGCAGGCAGGATTGAATTTCATTCGATACCGGCGAAATGACGAGCTCGATAGCCGCTCAGAGCACTATTGGATAGCCTACGATACGGACCTGACACCTCGTTTCCAGGGAAATCTGACCGGGACTTACTTCAAGGATACCACACTTGAAAGCGATCTTGAGGAAACCGGCATCGTTTACAGCCACGCTGCCCGGGAAAAATACACGGTCAGTCCCCGGTTAACCTGGCTTCTTTCAGAAAAATCTCGAGCTTCCCTCTCCTATAATTACTCCGGAATTTTCTATACCAGCTCCAGCTATATCGAATACGATGTCAATGAAGGAGCCCTCCTTATTTCTCACCGGATGCACGATGGAAGGGTTAATTTCAGGTGGAAAAATGGTTATACACGGTATGATTATTACTCCCGAGACCGGCATTTTACGGACAATTATCATTCTCTTCTTGGAGCGGATTATCGGTTCAGTGAGCTTATTACTATTTCGGCTGATGGAGGTATCCGCTTCAGTAAGACCGGGACAGCAGAGGGTGATGACCTTCAGCAGAATGACCATACCACCGAGAGGAGCAGATTTGGCCAGGTGAGTTTTCAGTATCAGCATTCGCGGGGCACCATCACCAGCGGTTTGAGCAAAGACATTACTCCCTCCGGAACGTATGGAGTAATAACGCAGGATAAGCTCTACCTCACTGCTGACTATCAATTCCTCCGAACCCTGAGCTGCAAGGTCAACCTGACGAGGAACAGCTCGAAAACAGATAATTATGTTTTCAATCTATCTCAGAAACATACCATAAATTATTATGAATGGGCTGTCTCTCTTATGTATAGGTTCAGGAAACACGCCTTTATTGAGCTGATGTACAGGCCTCAATTCAGCAGCCGTACCATACAGGCATCGGACATCGAGATCGAGGAAGAACGAAAGCGAACGAGCATTTTCTTCAGGCTGGGAGTCGATCATGGCATTAAACTCTAAAGTATAAGGGCATCTATGGAAGAAGTTATTGACAAAAATACATTTGACTATTCAGCGATTATCAAGCGCAGGAAAAAATTTCTGTTTATCCCTTTAATCAGCATTTTTCTGCTATCGAGCCTGCTGGCTTTTCTCCTCCCCCCGGTATACCGGACCAGTTGTACTGTTCTTATCGAGGGACAGCAGGTCCCTTCTGATCTCATCCGCAGCACCGTTACCTCCTATGCCGAGCAGACCATAGAAATGCTGAACCAGCAGATTACCAGCCGAAACAGGCTCCTTGAGATCATCAACCGGCTGGATTTATACCCGATGCTGCGAAAGAGGAAAACTGCTGAGGAAATCATCGAAATAATGAGAAAAAGCATTTCCCTCCAGATGATCAGTGCAGATGTCGCTGACCAGCGAACCGGGAGATCGAGCACGGTCACGATTGCCTTTAAGCTGTTTTATGAGGGAAGGGACCCGGAAAAAGTCCAGAAAGTAGTTAACCTGCTGGCTTCTTTATATCTGGAAGAAAATCTGAAAATACGGGAAAAGAAAGCACAGACAACCTCCGTTTTCCTTGAAGGAGAGCTGAAAAGGCTCACCGAAACCATTTCCCGGTCGGAAATGAAAATCGCCCAGTTTAAATCAAAGTATTTAACCAGCCTGCCTGAGATGAGTCAGGTTAATATGCAGGCCCTTGATCGGCTTACGGCAGAGATGGACAATATCGACAGACGGATAGAGAGTTTGAAGGAGCGGGAGGTTTATTTGCAGGGCCAGCTCAATGTGACTGATCCGCATCTGCCGGGGCTCAGGACAAAAACCGGCCGCTCGGTTGCCCTTCAGGAAAGGCTGGCCCAGCTCGATGTCGAGTATCAAATGATGAAGGCTTCGTATGCAGCAAACCATCCGGATCTGATTAAACTGGAGAAGGAGATCCGGCTGCTGAACGAAGAAGCAGAGGTAAGCCTTCAGGAGAACCGGAGGATCAAGGAAGGGGAACTTCAGGAGATGAAAGCCTCACTCAAAGAAAAGGAGGCCTTATTCTCGGATCAGCATCAGGATGTTATTCGCCTCAAAAAAGCCATCGCCTACCTGGAAGAGGATATTGCCGATATGGAGAAGAAAGCCGCTGCTTCGAAAGAATCGGAGGAAAGACCGGATAATCCTGCCTACATTAATATCAGCACTCAAATCGAAACTCTGCATCTTGAGCTGGAAGCGCTGAAAGCTGATAAAGCCGACCTCAAGGACAGGCTCGTTCATTACCAGCAGAGAGTGGAACTGTCACCCCAGATAGAGCAGGAGTATAAGCTGCTCACCCGTGACTATGACAACGCTCTGGCCCGCTACCGCGAAACAACGCAAAAACTCATGGAAGCAAAAGCGGCCGAGGCTCTGGAAAAAGAACAGATAGGTGAAAGGTTTACGATCATAGACCCGGGGATTTTTCCCGAAGAGCCTTACAAGCCGAACAGACTGGCGATCCTTTTGATAGGGGCTGTTTTAGCCTCTGCAATGGGCCTGGGATGTGCCTGCATCAGAGAGTTTACCGATAAGTCCATTCTTTCCGAAGCGGCCTTGAGCACGATCACTCATGTGCCGGTTCTGACAACTATTCCCCTGATCGAGAATGAAGCGGACAGAAGGAAAAGGCGGCTAAATTATGCACTGGCAGCTTTCGCGGCCCTGAGCATGATCGCTCTCTGTACCGTGCTTACCCATCTGTTTGTTATCCACCTCGACATATTGTGGGTAAAAGTGCTCCGCTTCGCAGAGAAGACCCTGTCCTCCCTGACATTCAGGGAGTAACTGAAAAAGATACCAGGAGGACAAACAATATCATGATTGAACCATCCTGCCGTGAACAGACCAGGAGAGTTGAAATACCCCAGGATATCCTGAAAGAGAAAAGGCTCATAGCTCTTTTCGATGACTCACCAGTGGCCAGCCGATACAAGGTACTCAAAACTCAAATCCTCCAGAGAGTAAAACCCCCAGGGTTGAATACCCTGCTGGTGACCAGCGCTATCGAAGGAGAGGGAAAAAGTCTTACGGCAGCCAACCTGGCCATCAGTCTGGCAAAGGAGCTGTACCATACGGTCCTGCTCGTGGATGCTGATTTGCGGATGCCGTCCCTGCGCTCTCTTTTCGGTCTCCATCAGGTCAAGGGGCTGTCCGATTTCTTTCTCGAAGGAGCGCCGCTCGCCGAACTGCTCATTTCACCCGGCATCGATAAATTGACGCTGCTTCCCGGACATGAGAGCCTCGATAATTCCGCCGAGGTAATCAACTCCCCGAAAATGAAACACCTGGTGGAGGAGATGAAGAGCCGCTATGGCGACAGATATATCATTTTTGATTCAGCTCCCCTCATCGGTTATGCCGATTCCCTGGTCCTCTCCCGGTACGTCGATGGGGTTATTCTGGTTGTAGAGTATGGGAAAACCGTTCGCGATCAACTGGAAAAAGCCCTTCAGCTTCTTCAGGGAAGCAATTTGATCGGTACCGTGTTGAATAAGGCTGTCATTTAAGAAGTTATAAGAAGTTCCCGAATTGGCAATCTTATCGATTTTCTATAAGCATAAAGAGGGAGGATTCACCCGGAGGCTCTACTCCCTCTACCGGGCTCTGGCCCAGGAAGGGCATGACCTGTATTATCTTTCCTCCGAAGAATTACCCGTCATTCATCAGCACATTAAACCCTGCCTTGTGTCGTCTCCTCTCACCGGCAAGGGAAATAAACCTTTTTGGCTGTATTTTATCTTCGGATCGCTCCTTGCGAGCTACCGGATAACGAAGAAACACCATGTCCGGACCATTGTCAATTTCGGGCCTTTTTACACCTTTCTCTGCCTTGTGCCCATCAAACTGAGGCGGATTCCGGCCATAACTTTTGTACGGGCGGATAACATGAAACACAGCCGGAATGCGGTGAGAAATTTGTTCTTTTACGGTCTTGACTGGGCCGGGATACGAATCAGCCACAAGGTGGTTTTTAACAGTCACACCCTGATCAAGACCTATCAGGCACGATATGGCATTCCTGAAGACAAGATTCACTTTATCCCCAATAATATTACCGGTCGATACTCCATCAGTCAGGAAGCAAAACAAGATATCCGGCAATCGATGGGAGTTCATTCACGGGAATTTCTGGTATCCACCGCCGGTGTATTCAATCCGGGCAAGAACTTCAGCTATCTTATCGAAGCGATGGAAGCACTTCATCGATATGGCATCAAGCTCCTGATTATCGGGGACGAGGTTGTGCCAAACGGTGAAAGGATACGGCTGAAAAACCTCACCCATCGACTGGGGCTCGATCGATCCGTCATATTTTGCGGATGGCAGAGCGACCCATCTGCCCTGGTGGCAAGTTCCGATGCGTTTGTTTTCCCCAGCAGATTCGAAGGCTCTCCCAATGCCCTGCTCGAGGCCCTCGGATGCGGCGTCGCCTGCCTGGGCGCTCGGATTGACGAGATAGCTGAGGTCTTGCACTACGAGGAACTGCTTTTCCCCCTCGATCACCATGAGGTTCTTGTCGGCAAGATAAAGCGCCTGAGATTCGATGCTGCCTTCAGGAGGAGGGTTGCGATATTATCCCAAAAACGCTGTGAGCATTTCCTCTTTGACTGGGAGCAGGAAGTGCTGAAGATCATCGACCAGGATGGGGGCAGGTAGCTTATGGGCAGGATGCGGATCGCCATGATAGGCACCAAGGGGATCCCTGCCAAATGGGGCGGGATCGAAAAATATATTGAAGAGGTGGGGGCACGGCTGGTCGAGCGCGGACACGAGGTAACGGTTTTTGGCTCACGATGGTTTTGCCGCGATCATGGCGGAACAACCTGCAACGGGATCCTGATTAAGGCTCTTCCCGTTATTCCCCTCAAAGCGACAGCCGCATTGCAGAACGCCTTCCTGGCCAGCATGCTCGTTGCTCTGGGAGATTACGATATTGCCAATTTTCATGGCTATGCTTCCTACGTATTCCTTCCTGCCATCCGGCGGACGGGAAAAGTCACGGTCGTGACGGCTCATGGTGTCGAATCAGGGTGGATGAATCCCAAGTACGGTTCTTTGGAGCGCTCGGTTATCAGGCAGGCTTTTAAGGTGGGTGTCACGCAGGCGGATTCCGTGACTACGGTTGCCGACCACCTGAGAATGAAGCTGAGGAAGGATTTTGCCGTTGACGCCCAGGTAATGCCGAGCGGCCTGGACGATGTTGTGGCGTGTCCCGCTCAGATAATACAAGAAAAATACCGGCTCGATGGGCTCGATTATCTCCTGTTTCTCGGCCGGATCGATCCAATAAAACGAGTGGACTGGCTTTTGGATTTACCGCAGGTATTACCGAAAGAGGTGAAAATAGTCATTGCCGGCGGTGCGCAGGATCCTGCCACCAAAGCTTATTTCCAGAGCCTCAGGCAGAGATCCGCCGCCTGTTCTCAGGTTATTTTCACCGGGCCGGTTTCGGGCCGGGAAAAGGCGGAATTACTCAGCAACTGTCTGGCCCTCCTGGCACCCTCACAGGATGAAGGGCTGCCTATTACGCTCCTTGAAGCTTTATCCTATGAAAGGTTTTGCATCGCATCCCGTATTCCGGCGCATAACGAGGTTATCGAGAGCGGGATCAGCGGATTTCTTTTCCCCAGAGATAATAAGGATGCCTTTATGGATATCGTGAAGCAGGTGATCCAGAAGCCAAAAGAATCGATAACTGCCGCCGGTGCCCAGGCAAAAATGCATGTCGCGGAAAAGTTTAACTGGGCAAGAACCGCAGAGAGGCTGGAAGCCCTCTTTGAAAACCTGTCAGGCAACAGGAACCGACCAGGTGACCAGTGAAAGGAAGAAGTACCATGATCAAATCGAATTTAATGGGCCCGATCCCGCTTGAAGAGGAGTTCAGGGGCCTGGGAGCAGTCCATTCGGTCGCAAAAAGGCTGCTGCATGCCGGGGCCAGGCACCTTCCCATGTTCCCCGCCTGGAGGGTAGCCCTTCATCGGATGCGCGGGGTGCAAATCGGGGAGGGAGTCTTTATCGGCTCGGATGTATTTATCGATAATACCTATCCGGAAAGTATCGTGATCGAGGATTGGGTAACCATCATTTCCCGGACATTTATTATCGGCCATACCTTTATTCCACGGCATCTGCAGAAGGTTTTGGAAAAAGATGACATGGCCAGATCCGGCGTTCTCCTCAAAAAAGGGTGCTATATCGGGGGCCAATGCATCATCATGCCGGGTGTGACGATAGGAGAATGCTCAATCGTTGGCGCCGGTTCGGTGGTGACCAGGGATATTCCCGGGTACTCGATCGCCATGGGAATTCCCGCCCGGGTTACCAGAGCGTTCAGTGAAAAAGAGGTTATTTTCAATACCCAGAGATAAAGGGAATACTATCATGGAAATCTCTCCCCCACTTCGTGGTACCAGGAAGCTGTTCATCGGCTTCCTGCTCGTAACCATCGCTTTTTTTGCCTGCTATCTCCCGACACTCAAGGGCCTGTGGAGTATCTGGCTTCAGGAAGGGGATTATTCCTATGCCCTGCTGATCCCCTTCATTACCGGCTATCTCCTGTGGGAGAAAAGGGAAAAGCTTGCCACGACACCCATAAGCACCTGGTGGCCGGGTGGAGTGCTGTTCGTGCTCTTTTTTCTGGCAGGCATC is a window encoding:
- a CDS encoding tetratricopeptide repeat protein; amino-acid sequence: MSRADRVSSYLAKGDRLMAEGDPTRAILQYKNALQLDPKSVRVRLSLGRCYCAQQQYPEGYRQFTAALELDPESDEARLETAALLARGNQEQARKALSELARLKKPQDYEPRFSIVKAESCFNLGQIRDALAILSPLRDKEKNLDIQRLLTFCYRKTGDFEKMKKAAQKWQALDPSEALPYIFMARYFHQVKDNRQALRELDAMVKKNTANQADFALLRARTLEQLGMLKEAQAAFEALPREPELLREKADFFLRHGNEENAERILRQIIADKPQDGDAVIQLSRMLGFRRRFDQALELLDTTIALDLPDSDQERMVLEKATLTALQGKLKTAKTICTTVLQGNQSNVDARFLLGKILLKLGEMEQAELHLNQVVVARPELGEAQVLLAQCQLSSRKDSLAEETLRKSLRFNPSDLTVRMELADVYLQRENPQKAIKVLDDGLALKPDEANLLGKRGAIKRAQKDYTGAEKDFNQVIRVLPASFLGYLEMGHLRYMQSRPDEAIDWYKQAMTRKGGLEQALPPLLKVCHEKKELDTMTTLVKTRLHDTPSDPILHYYLGIAFMAQKSWENGEWELLTARRLAPQWSTPCLALAKLYIRQRKPDKALDELKMAYENHPALPVGLQLAALYESRGNWKDGVAVYQDMLERNGDLPVLLNNLAFSYAEYYPDEVRMKEAAQMAARCLALKPENPTYKDTAAWVAYKQGKMDAAWNYIQEALAIAPDEGVCNLHAAIILHTRGETAQALHYLEKAVRCQLDPPARDKAVLLRKEWNKQGKKS
- a CDS encoding polysaccharide biosynthesis/export family protein, which codes for MFPIKKFPVFFIFAALHLLLFSPVLSAQEAGSEDRRDQPYYLGPEDILEVSVWKEPNLTRQVVVTPDGKISFPFVGEISAKGATVKELEEKIKKAISSYIPEAVVTVMLVQAKSMNVYVLGAVARPGVYTLGRSINVLQALALAGGLTPFAREDRITIIRDNEGRTAKLAFDYRKIRKGKSLEQNILLKSGDVILVP
- a CDS encoding polysaccharide biosynthesis tyrosine autokinase, giving the protein MIEPSCREQTRRVEIPQDILKEKRLIALFDDSPVASRYKVLKTQILQRVKPPGLNTLLVTSAIEGEGKSLTAANLAISLAKELYHTVLLVDADLRMPSLRSLFGLHQVKGLSDFFLEGAPLAELLISPGIDKLTLLPGHESLDNSAEVINSPKMKHLVEEMKSRYGDRYIIFDSAPLIGYADSLVLSRYVDGVILVVEYGKTVRDQLEKALQLLQGSNLIGTVLNKAVI
- a CDS encoding glycosyltransferase family 4 protein yields the protein MAILSIFYKHKEGGFTRRLYSLYRALAQEGHDLYYLSSEELPVIHQHIKPCLVSSPLTGKGNKPFWLYFIFGSLLASYRITKKHHVRTIVNFGPFYTFLCLVPIKLRRIPAITFVRADNMKHSRNAVRNLFFYGLDWAGIRISHKVVFNSHTLIKTYQARYGIPEDKIHFIPNNITGRYSISQEAKQDIRQSMGVHSREFLVSTAGVFNPGKNFSYLIEAMEALHRYGIKLLIIGDEVVPNGERIRLKNLTHRLGLDRSVIFCGWQSDPSALVASSDAFVFPSRFEGSPNALLEALGCGVACLGARIDEIAEVLHYEELLFPLDHHEVLVGKIKRLRFDAAFRRRVAILSQKRCEHFLFDWEQEVLKIIDQDGGR
- a CDS encoding glycosyltransferase family 4 protein, which encodes MGRMRIAMIGTKGIPAKWGGIEKYIEEVGARLVERGHEVTVFGSRWFCRDHGGTTCNGILIKALPVIPLKATAALQNAFLASMLVALGDYDIANFHGYASYVFLPAIRRTGKVTVVTAHGVESGWMNPKYGSLERSVIRQAFKVGVTQADSVTTVADHLRMKLRKDFAVDAQVMPSGLDDVVACPAQIIQEKYRLDGLDYLLFLGRIDPIKRVDWLLDLPQVLPKEVKIVIAGGAQDPATKAYFQSLRQRSAACSQVIFTGPVSGREKAELLSNCLALLAPSQDEGLPITLLEALSYERFCIASRIPAHNEVIESGISGFLFPRDNKDAFMDIVKQVIQKPKESITAAGAQAKMHVAEKFNWARTAERLEALFENLSGNRNRPGDQ
- a CDS encoding acyltransferase, translating into MIKSNLMGPIPLEEEFRGLGAVHSVAKRLLHAGARHLPMFPAWRVALHRMRGVQIGEGVFIGSDVFIDNTYPESIVIEDWVTIISRTFIIGHTFIPRHLQKVLEKDDMARSGVLLKKGCYIGGQCIIMPGVTIGECSIVGAGSVVTRDIPGYSIAMGIPARVTRAFSEKEVIFNTQR